The Winogradskyella schleiferi genome has a window encoding:
- a CDS encoding TVP38/TMEM64 family protein, translating into MAKNDENISKNKWPLYVSLIIIAGLIVSYFLVSDVKEFMNNAWDVLTSDDEQRITTWVNGFGWFGPVVLILAMIVQMFLIIIPTVLLMVVSILAYGPIWGSLIVLAAVFSASTVGYFIGNYFGKNIVLKLLGQKTEDKIEAFIDNYGFWAVIVTRLNPFLSNDAISFVGGMLKMGYWRFIGATLIGILPLTIFIAIVGENTDSLKSSLLWGSIVCLVAFGIYVYWDKSRKKKSK; encoded by the coding sequence ATGGCTAAAAACGATGAAAACATTTCAAAAAACAAGTGGCCTTTATATGTTTCATTAATTATAATAGCAGGTCTTATTGTAAGCTATTTTTTGGTTTCGGATGTTAAAGAGTTTATGAATAATGCTTGGGACGTTTTAACTAGCGATGATGAACAACGCATCACAACTTGGGTCAATGGTTTTGGATGGTTTGGTCCTGTGGTGCTAATCTTGGCGATGATTGTACAGATGTTTCTGATAATTATACCAACGGTATTGCTTATGGTTGTTTCCATTTTGGCCTATGGTCCCATTTGGGGTAGTCTTATTGTATTGGCCGCTGTATTTTCCGCCTCAACTGTGGGCTATTTTATTGGTAACTATTTTGGGAAAAATATTGTCCTTAAATTATTGGGACAAAAAACAGAGGACAAAATTGAAGCCTTTATCGATAACTATGGATTTTGGGCAGTCATTGTAACCCGATTAAATCCATTTTTGTCCAATGATGCCATCAGCTTTGTTGGTGGCATGCTTAAAATGGGTTATTGGCGATTTATTGGAGCTACACTCATTGGAATTTTACCACTAACAATTTTTATTGCCATTGTTGGCGAAAACACGGACAGTTTAAAATCTAGTTTACTTTGGGGATCGATTGTATGTCTTGTGGCTTTTGGTATTTATGTTTATTGGGATAAAAGCCGAAAGAAAAAAAGTAAATGA
- a CDS encoding FUSC family protein — translation MTTPIILGIANNRLEIGLALCFGAFWCSPSDVSGSLKHKQIGILFSALLVVVISFIAGYLDISNYLLFPILGVLTFCIAFISIYGFRASLISFSGLLALVLSFAHTLENLEVYQYALLIGTGGLWYLVLSSLWFYINPKAQTKETLNETFFLTADFLDTRRQLIGEQPNRESLQTQLMTLQSELTEHHETLREILISSRKSSGKSNYHSRRLLVFIQLVELLETAIANPVNYTKMDTFFEVHPEFKTDFQKLISEFSRQLRAIAQNMSKSKQFPSNSMLSEAFKTLETDILKLKNENHAEDYEYYLMLQNFLDYQKKQFEKLKKIKWLLGNPELTSDDFIKNEKLKRFIVSQDYNPKLLLRNLSFRSTIFKHSLRLAVAVMLGYGIGLFFDFQNPYWIILTIIVIMRPSYGLTKTRSKDRIIGTLIGAALASGLVFLISNPYVYGALGVLSLVIAFSMVQKNYKASATFITLSVIFIYAILQPDVLKVIQFRVLDTMIGATISFLAMRWLLPAWSFMEIGDNIKDSLKANTAFFKSISTYYKTKGNIPTSLKVNRKEAFLQTSNLSSAFQRMAQEPESKQNHIDDIYELVVINHSFLASLASLSTYIQNHRTTEASEDFKLISDRINDNLDKVCVHLKHMNFEGPTNSSTFKSEPFTFPANFINNDGILQTESERTHKEAHLISEQLYWLFSLSEKMLKLTYKFNV, via the coding sequence GTGACTACGCCAATTATATTGGGAATAGCAAATAACCGCTTAGAAATAGGTCTGGCGCTATGTTTTGGCGCCTTTTGGTGCTCACCAAGCGATGTTAGCGGCAGCTTAAAACACAAACAAATTGGGATTCTGTTTTCTGCACTTTTAGTGGTCGTTATTAGTTTTATTGCTGGATATCTTGACATTTCAAACTACCTACTCTTTCCTATTTTAGGTGTTTTGACGTTTTGTATAGCCTTTATTTCCATTTACGGTTTTAGAGCTTCTTTAATTAGTTTTTCAGGATTGTTGGCTTTGGTGCTAAGCTTTGCACATACTTTAGAAAACCTAGAGGTTTATCAATATGCCTTATTAATCGGTACTGGTGGTTTATGGTATTTAGTACTCTCATCTTTGTGGTTTTATATCAATCCAAAAGCGCAAACCAAAGAAACCTTAAACGAAACCTTTTTTCTCACCGCTGATTTTTTAGATACCAGAAGGCAGCTCATTGGCGAACAACCCAATAGGGAAAGTTTACAGACGCAACTTATGACCTTGCAGAGCGAATTAACGGAACATCACGAAACGCTCCGCGAAATATTAATTTCATCTCGAAAGAGCTCTGGTAAATCCAATTACCATAGCAGACGTTTATTGGTCTTTATTCAATTGGTTGAATTATTGGAAACTGCGATTGCAAATCCAGTAAACTATACTAAAATGGATACGTTTTTTGAAGTCCATCCTGAGTTTAAAACGGACTTCCAAAAGTTGATTTCTGAATTTTCCCGTCAATTACGTGCTATTGCCCAAAACATGAGCAAGTCGAAACAGTTTCCATCTAACAGCATGCTTTCAGAAGCTTTTAAAACGCTTGAAACTGATATCTTAAAACTCAAAAATGAGAATCATGCTGAAGATTATGAGTATTATTTAATGCTTCAGAATTTTTTGGACTATCAGAAAAAGCAATTTGAAAAATTAAAGAAAATTAAATGGTTATTGGGCAATCCTGAATTGACCTCTGACGATTTCATTAAAAATGAAAAATTGAAACGTTTTATAGTTTCACAAGATTATAATCCAAAGTTATTACTGAGAAATCTCAGTTTTAGATCTACTATCTTTAAGCATTCCTTACGTTTAGCTGTGGCGGTAATGCTTGGTTATGGCATAGGTCTGTTTTTCGATTTTCAGAATCCGTATTGGATAATACTTACCATAATAGTAATCATGCGACCAAGTTATGGCCTTACAAAAACACGTTCTAAAGATCGTATAATTGGGACACTTATTGGTGCTGCATTAGCATCAGGCCTGGTGTTTTTAATCAGTAATCCTTATGTTTATGGTGCATTAGGCGTGCTTTCTTTGGTGATAGCATTTTCCATGGTTCAAAAAAATTACAAAGCCTCGGCAACGTTTATAACGCTGAGTGTCATTTTTATTTATGCCATTTTGCAACCCGATGTTCTAAAAGTGATACAATTTAGGGTTTTGGATACTATGATTGGTGCGACAATTTCATTTCTGGCTATGCGATGGCTTTTGCCAGCTTGGTCTTTTATGGAAATTGGTGATAATATTAAGGATAGTTTAAAGGCAAATACGGCATTCTTCAAATCTATAAGCACCTATTACAAAACAAAAGGAAACATACCGACAAGCTTAAAGGTAAATCGAAAAGAAGCCTTTTTGCAGACCTCTAATTTAAGTTCGGCATTTCAGCGTATGGCGCAAGAACCAGAATCGAAACAAAATCATATTGATGACATTTACGAACTCGTAGTTATAAACCATAGTTTTTTAGCGTCTTTGGCCTCGTTGAGCACTTATATTCAAAACCATAGGACAACGGAAGCATCTGAAGATTTCAAGTTAATTTCAGATAGAATAAATGACAATCTCGATAAAGTTTGCGTGCATTTAAAGCATATGAATTTTGAAGGCCCGACAAATAGTTCAACATTCAAATCAGAACCATTTACGTTTCCAGCCAATTTTATAAATAATGACGGAATTTTACAGACAGAGAGTGAACGTACCCATAAAGAAGCTCATTTGATTAGCGAACAATTATACTGGCTATTCAGCCTAAGTGAAAAAATGCTGAAATTGACGTATAAATTTAATGTATAG
- a CDS encoding SdiA-regulated domain-containing protein, which translates to MSKRLMKITKSNSIAILTVICGIVLLALQIPVTNALVKKSNRLDAKFSKFYTIQNTYLLPEVLNEVSGITWLSNNVFACVQDENGFIYIYNVEQNEVINKIEFANSGDYEGIAINGKDAYVIKSDGLIYEIKNYESDSLEVSEFKTPFKQKNNIESLVFDKQNNRLLTATKDEDLGDKHLKSIYQIPLSTKKMDEKSIVNIDLKAKVLEKFQHKKIEKTFNPSDIAIHPKTKDIYVIDGKDPKLLILNSKGEILKVFELDKRKFAQPEGITFSKDGRLFISNEATDESANILEVQLRNG; encoded by the coding sequence ATGTCCAAAAGACTTATGAAAATTACAAAATCCAACAGCATAGCAATATTAACCGTTATTTGTGGTATAGTATTATTGGCTCTGCAAATACCTGTGACGAATGCACTTGTTAAAAAAAGTAATCGACTCGATGCCAAATTTTCAAAATTTTACACTATTCAGAATACCTATCTTCTACCCGAAGTTTTAAACGAAGTCAGTGGGATTACATGGCTTAGTAATAATGTATTTGCATGTGTACAGGATGAAAATGGTTTTATTTATATCTATAATGTTGAACAAAATGAAGTAATTAATAAAATCGAATTCGCAAATTCTGGAGATTATGAGGGTATTGCCATCAACGGCAAGGATGCTTATGTCATAAAAAGTGACGGACTTATTTATGAGATTAAAAATTACGAATCGGATAGTTTAGAAGTTTCAGAATTTAAAACCCCTTTCAAACAAAAGAACAATATAGAAAGTCTGGTTTTTGATAAACAAAACAACCGATTACTTACGGCAACTAAAGATGAAGATTTAGGCGACAAACATTTAAAAAGTATCTATCAAATACCATTGAGTACAAAAAAAATGGATGAGAAATCCATTGTAAATATTGATTTGAAAGCAAAAGTTTTGGAGAAATTTCAGCATAAAAAAATTGAAAAGACGTTTAATCCTTCGGATATCGCCATACATCCTAAAACGAAGGATATTTATGTTATAGATGGTAAGGATCCCAAACTTTTAATATTAAATAGTAAAGGCGAAATTTTAAAAGTATTTGAGTTAGACAAGCGCAAATTTGCACAACCAGAAGGTATAACTTTTAGCAAGGATGGACGTTTATTTATTTCTAACGAAGCGACGGATGAAAGTGCAAATATCTTAGAAGTACAATTGAGAAATGGCTAA